From the genome of Caldisericota bacterium:
CAAATCGAGTACCTACCTGGGAGAGAACCTCAGAATCAATTTCGCAAGGCCTCTGGTCAATGATAAATAAGGTTACATTAAACTTCCTCATCTCTCGTGCTATCGTTCCAAAAATATTCCTATCCCTTAAATCCGAAGAAAGGAATTTGTGCGCTTCTTCAATGACAATGACGATTCGCCGCTTTTCTCGTTCCTCTTCTGTAAGACCTGAATATTTTTCATGAATGCGTCGAGTAATGGCATTTGCAACAATAAAATAAGAAAGAGAGTCACTTGCATATCTACCGGAAAATTGGACTACTACAGAAACACCACTTTTAAGATAATCAAGCATCTGTTCGATGCTGCTCTCTTCATCTGTGTCCCGTAAAAATTTAAGAGAGCTTAAACGGCTAATATGCCTGAGAAACGCGCTAAGAGAACTGGCATTTACACCGATATTTTCTGCTTCTTTTGCCACCTCTTCTTCACTTTTCCCTTGAAGAGAAAAAAGATATTTAAGCCAATTTTTGCCCTTTCTTTTATACACAAGGAATGCAGTCTCTTCGGACTTATCAGAATAATGAAGAGACGAGGAAAGAAGGGAAAGATCTTGCGGTTTAATGTGGTTAAGGGGAATATTTATATAATTATCCGCACCAGGATTAGTACCAACATCAAATACTTTCACCTTGCCCGGGAAAAATGATTTTAATGCAGGGAAACGTTTTTCTCCACTTTTTGCAGTAAAACCATACTCATTATGCATATCAAAAACGAGAAGAGACGCAACATCATTTTTGACGATGCCTGAAAACACAATTCTTGCAAGAAATGTTTTACCCGAACCAGTTATACC
Proteins encoded in this window:
- a CDS encoding ATP-binding protein yields the protein MIGFLKAGSVGEGFVVRLNKFVSPETLRIGDFVVIQGKIYQYFGIIDDLRIMSANEDVFFDPPDSDFKKAVLTGPIVFSEMSLSPYVMVDNSGNVLSIKTIPEHFSIARKATGEDLETVFMKKASIPFFVGNPLTMEEKIHVDLKKLCERNSAIFGITGSGKTFLARIVFSGIVKNDVASLLVFDMHNEYGFTAKSGEKRFPALKSFFPGKVKVFDVGTNPGADNYINIPLNHIKPQDLSLLSSSLHYSDKSEETAFLVYKRKGKNWLKYLFSLQGKSEEEVAKEAENIGVNASSLSAFLRHISRLSSLKFLRDTDEESSIEQMLDYLKSGVSVVVQFSGRYASDSLSYFIVANAITRRIHEKYSGLTEEEREKRRIVIVIEEAHKFLSSDLRDRNIFGTIAREMRKFNVTLFIIDQRPCEIDSEVLSQVGTRFVLQLLDERDTDAVFQGVGGGKRLKKILRTLQSQETLLFGHTVPMPVAMRVREYGKDFFDEVQEKKEDPLKGINDIYG